DNA from Mucilaginibacter mallensis:
GCTGGATGTCAATTATTGACTTAAATAAATTGAAATATTTGAAAATTTGGGAAAATATTTTTGTAAATAATCCTGTTAATTGAATAAAAATAACCCACAATGTTCCGAGAAATATTGTATAAAAAAATAAGAATGAACGATCAAACGTCAATATCCCTCCTTTTATAAATATGATGTAATTGAGCCAAAAATCCTGTTCAATATAACTAAACTTAACATTTGTTAAAGGCCTGTCGTCGAGATATGTAACGAATAAGGACATGAAAAATATGGAAATCAACAATATAATAATGGTTGAAAACAGATCAAGTGCTATAATAAAAAAAATGTTTCTACTCTTTTTAGAAAGTTTTAAAATTGCTCGAGTTTTAAACAAAGCGAAATAATCTTGAAACAACATGTAAAAAAAATAGATGCTTCCGGAATAAAAATCAACTTTTTCTTCATGGCGATTCCAAATGATACTTTGGAAATAATAATTTAAAACACAAAGTAAAAACGTGAAAATAGTATATAAAGCACTTCTGTAAACAGATTTCAAAGAAAATTGCTTTTCCCCAAAAAACCTTGTAAAAAAACCAAATAACACTTGGTTTGTATGAATATTTCCAGTGTTAAAATTTATATTCTGAATCCATAATGTAACTTTTGCATTAAAGTCTGGCGACGTAACATTTGATATTTTGTCAAAGAGAGTCCATATTCCAGCGATCAAGGTAGCCCAAGAACCGACATAAACTACAATTCCACCGAAAATATTCATTTTGTGATTTAAGATATTAAAAATAACATATAAAAATTAATATTCTCACGCTGTCCGTAGACGCCTGTCCACGGATTAGCTAAACATGTAGTTTGTAACTACATACCGCTGCGCAATGTTGCTGTAGGTTAGATAGTTAACAGTTTCTATTCAGCCAACTACAGTAAATGTTAGATAAAAAAACTATGCCCGTAGTTACAGGCATAGTAGACCATAGAGGCGTTCGTTTTTCTTCGATAAATTTACCCGTTATAATTGGGGTCAAATTCCACAATCCATTCAATACCATATTTATCTCTAAACATTCCACCGTATGTACCCCAGGGACTGTCGCCAATCGGCCCTTCGAGATCTCCGCCTGCTGATAATCCGTTAAATATTTTGTCTGCTTCTTCACGGCTTTCTGTACTAATATATATTTTCGACCTGTTTTCGTTTTCACTTACTCGTCCCATAAATCCGGGAACATCATTGGCTATTAATACATTGTGTTTGCCAATAGGCAAAGCAATGTGCATTATTTTGTTTGCATCATCTTCTGCTATAGGAAATTCAGCGCTTGATAGGTCCTTGAAACGAATGATCTTTGTGAACTCTCCGCCAAAAACAGATTTGTAAAAAGTGAATGCTTCCTCGGCATTGCCGTTGAAGTTGATCCAGGGATTAATTGTTCTCATAATTTCTATTTTTACATTGTTGATTTTTCTTATTCCCCCCGCTGTCCATAAACTCCTGTCTACGGACCAGCTAAGCATGTAGTTATGAAACTATATAAAACCATCCATTATTTTTATATTTAGTAAAAAATCCCTCAACATGAAAAACCTGTTGCTCACGCTTTGTTGTGCCGTTACCCTGCCGGTTTTTGCACAAACCAATCCCTTTAAGGATATAGTTAACAAAAAAGCCGATTCGCTGCAAAGCCAGGTAGTTGCCTGGCGGCGGGATTTTCATGAACATCCTGAATTGGGTAACCGCGAAGTACGCACCTCGGGCATTGTTGCTGATTACCTGCGCTCGCTGGGATTGGAAGTTAAAACAGGAATAGCAACCACAGGCGTAGTAGGCATTTTAAAGGGCGGCAAACCCGGTCCGGTAATAGCACTGCGATCTGACATGGATGCCTTGCCGGTAACCGAACGTACACCAGTGCCTTTTGCGTCAAAAGTAACAACTATGTATAAAGGGGAGCAAGTTGGTGTAATGCACGCCTGCGGACATGATTCGCACATGGCTATGCTGATGGGGGTGGCCAAAATATTATCATCCATGAAAAGCGAACTGCATGGAACGGTAAAATTCATTTTTCAACCAGCCGAAGAAGGTGTGCCGACGGGTGAAGTTGGCGGTGCCGAAGAAATGGTAAAGGAGGGCGTGATGGAAAACCCCAAGGTTGATGTGGTGTTTGGGATGCATATTTTTTCATTTATGCCGGTGGGTACTATCACCTACCACTCTGGCGGGGCAATGGCGGGTGTAAACGATATGAAGATCGTGGTGACAGGTAAATCATCTCATGGCTCGCAGCCTTGGGCTGGTGTTGATCCGATTGTAGTTTCGGCACAAATAATTAACAACCTGCAAACCATTGTAAGCCGAAACGTAAATCTTACGCAAAACCCTGCTGTGGTAACCATAGGTGCTATAAAGGGCGGCAACCGCTCTAATATCATCCCCGAAAAAGTGGAAATGCTGGGCACGTTGCGCACCTTTAGCGCTAAGGACGAACAGTTGCTCATTAGCAGGGTAAAACAAATTGTAACCAAAACCGCTGAGGCTGAAGGCGCTACTGCGGAGGCAACTATTCCATATGAGTCGCATTACCCCGTTACGTATAATAACCCGCAGCTTACCGCGCAAATGTTGCCTACGCTGCAAGGGGTTGCCGGTACAGATAATGTAATTGCTGGCCCTGCCTTAACGGGTTCGGAAGATTTTAGCTTTTTTGCCAATAAGGCCCCCGGTCTTTTTATATTTTTAGGCGGGATGCCAAAAGGTGGCGATGCGGCAACCGTACCAGTAAACCATTCTCCTGATTTTTTTATAGATGAAAGCGCGTTCCCACTGGGTGTTAAGGCTATGTGCAATTTAACACTGGATTATATGACCATGAATAGCAAATAAGCGCTTCTTTTAGCGCAAGTCTTGTGCGATAGACAGTGCAAGACTGACTTGTGCATTCAATGGCCAAGTCCACCACCATTTAACCCAAACCATAAAAAGATTGAAAGTATGCCCTATCATTTTCATTTTAACTGTTGTCTTACAGTGATCTGTTTTTGAATACCTACATATTTGTTTTTACATTAGGTGATTTGGTAATAAAATCCATAGCCATTACTACTACATAACATATGGTGGATGAAAGCTTAAGAAATACTTGTGATACAAAGAAAATTGTAATCATTGCCAATTTCGCTACTGACAGGGTGAACGGGGCATACAACGTCATCGAAAACATTGCCGTTTACACCAATAAGCTAGGTTACAGCTGTGAGCTCTGGGGATTAAGTACCGAACTTGATCAGAACAATTATCCCTTTTACGTTCATTTTAAAGCAAACCTGCATCACTTTACAGTTCCGGAGGATTTGAAAAATAAATTAATTTGGGATAGGGATTCCATCATTTGCGTTAATCTGCACAGTGTTTTTACGCCGATAAATATTGGCCTCAGCAAATTGGTAAAAGCATTAAATATCCAGCTGTGTGTAACCCCTCAGGGCGGTTATCATGATTACACATTTAAGCGGAACTATCTAAAAAAAAAGATATTCCTTTTTCTTTATGAAAAGGCTTACTTAAAGCAGATAGATTATTTTTTTATTCATGGTAGCCAGGAAGAAAACTTTATTAAAAAGTATTCATCAAAACCATGTTATACACTCTTAAACGGCTTTCCGGAAGGAAAGATCAGCAGCTCAATATATGATCATCAAAATGCCGGTCCGCATCAAAAGTTGAAATTGTTGTTCATGGGCAGATTGGATCCTTTGCATAAAGGCCTTGATCTGTTAATAAAAAGCATGACATACCTTAAAGATGCTGAAGTAGAATTAACATTGATTGGCCCCCAATTTACGGAGGAAGCGCAAAGGTATTTGCATCAGCTGATAACCAAGCTTAACCTAACAGCAAGCGTGACCATTAAGGCCCCGGTTTATAAACAAACAGAAAAAGAAGAGCTATACACAGCACATCAGTTATTTGTACATACCTCCCGGTGGGAAGGGATGCCAACCGGCGTAATTGAAGCTTTGAGCTATGGTATGCCTGTACTGATTTCAAAAGGAACGAACCTTGCTGAAATTGTTAAAAAAGAGCAATTTGGCTGGGTAATAGATGAACTAACGCCAGCAGGTATTGCAACGGTTATAGCTGATGTTTGTAATAATAAAGAAAAGTTAAACGAGTTCTCCGAAAATGCCTATACCCAGTCGCCCCAAACATTCAACTGGAATAAAATAGCAAAGAAATACGTTACCTGCATACTGTTAAACAGGTAAGGTT
Protein-coding regions in this window:
- a CDS encoding VOC family protein, which produces MRTINPWINFNGNAEEAFTFYKSVFGGEFTKIIRFKDLSSAEFPIAEDDANKIMHIALPIGKHNVLIANDVPGFMGRVSENENRSKIYISTESREEADKIFNGLSAGGDLEGPIGDSPWGTYGGMFRDKYGIEWIVEFDPNYNG
- a CDS encoding amidohydrolase, with the protein product MKNLLLTLCCAVTLPVFAQTNPFKDIVNKKADSLQSQVVAWRRDFHEHPELGNREVRTSGIVADYLRSLGLEVKTGIATTGVVGILKGGKPGPVIALRSDMDALPVTERTPVPFASKVTTMYKGEQVGVMHACGHDSHMAMLMGVAKILSSMKSELHGTVKFIFQPAEEGVPTGEVGGAEEMVKEGVMENPKVDVVFGMHIFSFMPVGTITYHSGGAMAGVNDMKIVVTGKSSHGSQPWAGVDPIVVSAQIINNLQTIVSRNVNLTQNPAVVTIGAIKGGNRSNIIPEKVEMLGTLRTFSAKDEQLLISRVKQIVTKTAEAEGATAEATIPYESHYPVTYNNPQLTAQMLPTLQGVAGTDNVIAGPALTGSEDFSFFANKAPGLFIFLGGMPKGGDAATVPVNHSPDFFIDESAFPLGVKAMCNLTLDYMTMNSK
- a CDS encoding glycosyltransferase family 4 protein, producing the protein MVDESLRNTCDTKKIVIIANFATDRVNGAYNVIENIAVYTNKLGYSCELWGLSTELDQNNYPFYVHFKANLHHFTVPEDLKNKLIWDRDSIICVNLHSVFTPINIGLSKLVKALNIQLCVTPQGGYHDYTFKRNYLKKKIFLFLYEKAYLKQIDYFFIHGSQEENFIKKYSSKPCYTLLNGFPEGKISSSIYDHQNAGPHQKLKLLFMGRLDPLHKGLDLLIKSMTYLKDAEVELTLIGPQFTEEAQRYLHQLITKLNLTASVTIKAPVYKQTEKEELYTAHQLFVHTSRWEGMPTGVIEALSYGMPVLISKGTNLAEIVKKEQFGWVIDELTPAGIATVIADVCNNKEKLNEFSENAYTQSPQTFNWNKIAKKYVTCILLNR